The genomic DNA TAGAATAAATGCAATAAGACCCGTAGCAACACGAACAGATGCTTTAAATACCGTTTTAACACCAGAGTTAGAAAAAGAAAAGTCAAAACACACACCAATTAATAGATTAGGTAAACCAGAAGATATTGCTGGTGCAGTACTGTATTTTGCAGCACCAATTTCTAATTGGACTAGTGGGCAAGTTATCTTTATTAATAGAGGTGGCGAGTAAACTTTAGATATGTAGAAAAACCGAGTTTATGAATTTAATTTTTCTTAGATTTGGAATAATTAGATACTCACTCTAAAGCTGAAAAATCTTTAGTTTTAAAGCGAGAAACACAACAACATTTTACCAAAAGCAGCTATTTTTTTATAGCTGCTTTACTACTTTTAAATTATGATGAAATTTTTAAATAACAAATGGTTTTTATTATTTGTAATTGCGTTAACTTGGGGAAGTTCATTTATGTTGATAAAAAAATCTTTAGTAGCATTTACGCCCTATGAAATCGGTGCAATACGCGTTGTAGGATCAGGGCTTTTATTCGCTTTTATTGGTGTTCCTGCATTATTTAAAATGTCTAGAAAAACAATTATTTGGGTTACAATTGCTGGTTTTTTTGGTAATTTTTTACCCATGTTTTTATTTCCAATAGCACAAACACAAGTAAGCAGTTCTTTGGCTGGTATTTTAGATTCTTTAGTACCTGTTTTTGTAATGGTCTTTGGTTTTCTACTCTTCGGAATTAAAAGTAAGAAATCACAAGTAATCGGTGCAATTATTGGTTTTTTAGGAGCTGCAAGTTTAATTTATTTTTCTGAAGGAAATACGGAAGATTCTAAATTTTGGTATACAATGCTAGTCGTTTTAGCCGGCGCTTCTTACGGCGTAAATGCTGTGGTTATAAAAGAACGAATTCCGAATTTAAATGCCATAAAATTAACGGCTGCAGTATATTCTATTTGGGCTGTTCCTGCTTTGGTTATTTTATATTTCACAGGACTTGTTCAAAATTTTGAGATGGAACCAGCATATACAGAACCTATAAGTTATTTAGCTTTTTTAACTTTTTTTGGTACTGCAATTGCTATGTTATTATATTTTAAATTAATACAAGATACCTCTGCCGTTTTTGCAAGCACA from Polaribacter sp. ALD11 includes the following:
- a CDS encoding SDR family oxidoreductase is translated as MPISEYASSKAAISHMTRNLAFDYGPDNIRINAIRPVATRTDALNTVLTPELEKEKSKHTPINRLGKPEDIAGAVLYFAAPISNWTSGQVIFINRGGE
- a CDS encoding DMT family transporter; its protein translation is MMKFLNNKWFLLFVIALTWGSSFMLIKKSLVAFTPYEIGAIRVVGSGLLFAFIGVPALFKMSRKTIIWVTIAGFFGNFLPMFLFPIAQTQVSSSLAGILDSLVPVFVMVFGFLLFGIKSKKSQVIGAIIGFLGAASLIYFSEGNTEDSKFWYTMLVVLAGASYGVNAVVIKERIPNLNAIKLTAAVYSIWAVPALVILYFTGLVQNFEMEPAYTEPISYLAFLTFFGTAIAMLLYFKLIQDTSAVFASTASYLLPIVAVIWGVLDGEKFSFWYIFGGTLILIGIYLIREKKKNPKLVPRG